The Zalophus californianus isolate mZalCal1 chromosome X, mZalCal1.pri.v2, whole genome shotgun sequence genome window below encodes:
- the USP51 gene encoding ubiquitin carboxyl-terminal hydrolase 51: protein MAQVRDSPSGSLVRWSSGGGGGASPEEAAEKAGEMEEEAVGAAKACSGQGAEEMKLEPLQERKPAPENLTWSDSGDDKKVLPSTPPRCYSSSSPLCPRRKPRPRPPPRARSRGPPGLLAPPQPPSHPPPPPLTRPQPWRRPRRRSRPGSRPQMLHSCFSDLGGSGDRGGLADWLLEVEFDQGPTGCSHVESFKVAKNWRKNLRLIYQRFIWSGTPETRKHKAKSCICHVCSTHMNRLHSCLSCVFFGCFTEKHIHKHAETKQHNLAVDLYHGVIYCFMCKDYVYDKDMERIAKETKEKNLKLLTSTSTDVSQQQCMASGVEEKHSTCESKEQEPKLVKPKKKRRKKSVYTVGLRGLINLGNTCFMNCIVQALTHIPLLKDFFLSDKHKCIMTSPSLCLVCEMSSLFHAMYSGSRTPHIPYKLLHLIWIHAEHLAGYRQQDAHEFLIAILDVLHRHSKDDSVAQEASNPNCCNCIIDQIFTGGLQSDVTCQACHSVSTTIDPCWDISLDLPGSCATFSSQSPERADSTVSRDDHIPGIPSLTDCLQWFTRPEYLGSSSKIKCSSCQSYQESTKQLTMKKLPIVACFHLKRFEHVGKQRRKINTFISFPLELDMTPFLASTKESRMKEGQPPTDCTSNENKYSLFAVINHHGTLESGHYTSFIRQQKDQWFSCDDAIITKATIEDLLYSEGYLLFYHKQGLEKD, encoded by the coding sequence ATGGCCCAAGTTCGGGACTCGCCCTCCGGCTCTTTGGTCCGCTGGAGCtcgggaggtgggggaggagcctCTCCCGAGGAGGCGGCTGAAAAGGCGGGGGAAATGGAGGAGGAGGCGGTGGGGGCGGCAAAGGCGTGTTCAGGCCAGGGAGCTGAGGAGATGAAGCTGGAGCCGTTACAAGAGCGTAAGCCTGCTCCTGAGAACTTGACGTGGAGTGACAGCGGCGACGATAAGAAGGTGCTCCCCTCAACCCCCCCTCGCTGTTACAGCAGCTCCTCGCCCCTCTGCCCGCGCCGCAAGCCCCGCCCTcggcccccgccccgggcccgctCCCGAGGCCCTCCTGGCCTCTTGGCCCCGCCCCAGCCTCCATCCCATCCTCCCCCTCCGCCTCTGACCCGACCCCAGCCCTGGCGCAGACCGCGGCGTAGATCCAGGCCGGGGTCTAGGCCCCAGATGCTGCACAGCTGTTTTAGTGACCTAGGTGGCTCTGGGGATCGAGGTGGTTTAGCGGACtggttgctggaggtggaatttgATCAGGGACCTACAGGCTGCTCTCATGTGGAGAGCTTTAAAGTGGCTAAGAACTGGCGGAAGAACCTGAGGTTGATTTACCAGCGTTTCATATGGAGTGGGACCCCAGAAACTAGGAAACATAAGGCAAAGTCGTGCATCTGTCATGTATGTAGTACCCATATGAACAGACTCCACTCTTGTCTCTCCTGTGTCTTTTTTGGCTGCTTTACTGAGAAACATATTCACAAACATGCAGAAACAAAACAGCACAATTTAGCTGTAGACCTCTATCATGGGGTTATATATTGCTTTATGTGTAAGGATTATGTATATGACAAAGACATGGAACGAATtgccaaagaaacaaaagagaaaaatttgaaattactAACTTCCACCTCAACAGATGTTTCTCAACAGCAGTGTATGGCATCAGGTGTTGAAGAGAAGCATTCAACCTGTGAGTCAAAGGAACAGGAGCCAAAATTGGTGAAACccaagaaaaagaggagaaaaaagtcaGTCTATACTGTAGGCCTGAGAGGGCTTATCAATCTTGGGAACACATGCTTTATGAATTGTATTGTCCAGGCACTTACCCATATTCCTCTATTgaaagatttctttctctctgacaagcataaatgtataatgacaagCCCCAGCTTGTGTCTTGTCTGTgaaatgtcttctctttttcatgCTATGTACTCTGGGAGCCGAACTCCTCACATTCCCTATAAGTTATTGCATCTAATATGGATTCATGCAGAACACTTAGCAGGGTACCGGCAGCAGGATGCCCATGAGTTCCTCATTGCAATATTAGATGTGCTGCATAGACACAGCAAAGATGATAGTGTTGCGCAGGAGGCCAGTAACCCCAACTGCTGTAACTGCATCATAGACCAAATCTTTACAGGTGGCTTGCAGTCAGATGTCACATGTCAAGCTTGCCATAGTGTCTCTACCACAATAGACCCATGCTGGGACATCAGTTTGGACTTGCCTGGCTCTTGTGCCACATTCAGTTCCCAGAGTCCAGAAAGAGCTGACAGCACAGTGAGTAGGGATGACCACATACCAGGAATTCCCTCACTCACAGACTGCCTACAGTGGTTTACAAGGCCAGAGTACCTAGGAAGCAGTTCCAAAATCAAATGTAGTAGTTGCCAAAGCTATCAGGAATCTACCAAACAACTCACAATGAAGAAATTACCTATTGTGGCCTGTTTTCATCTCAAGCGATTTGAACATGTAGGTAAACAGAGGCGAAAGATTAATACTTTTATCTCCTTTCCCTTGGAGCTGGACATGACTCCATTTTTGGCCTCCACTAAGGAGAGCAGAATGAAAGAAGGCCAGCCACCAACAGACTGTACATCCAATGAGAATAAGTATTCCTTGTTTGCAGTGATTAATCACCATGGAACTTTGGAAAGTGGACACTACACCAGCTTTATCCGACAACAAAAAGACCAATGGTTTAGCTGTGATGATGCCATCATCACCAAGGCTACCATTGAGGACTTACTCTACAGTGAAGGGTATTTACTATTCTATCACAAGCAGGGTCTAGAGAAAGATTAG